From the Anaerolineales bacterium genome, one window contains:
- the hpt gene encoding hypoxanthine phosphoribosyltransferase — MPLPPPYQDLLAEILIPEDALQKRIGELGAQISRDYTGQDLLLICILRGGVMFLTDLIRAIETPHSIDFMAVSSYGAGARQTSGQVRINMDLSIDIAKRHVLLVEDIVDSGNTIASVLKLLQSRGPASLKVCTLLDKPAARQTPVPIDYTGFIIESKFVFGYGLDLDEYYRNLPFIGVVDLDKYQPPK, encoded by the coding sequence ATGCCGCTGCCCCCGCCCTACCAAGACCTCCTCGCCGAAATCCTCATCCCTGAGGATGCCTTGCAGAAACGGATCGGCGAGCTGGGCGCCCAGATCAGCCGCGATTACACCGGGCAGGACCTGCTGCTGATCTGCATCCTGCGCGGCGGGGTCATGTTCCTGACTGACCTGATCCGCGCCATCGAGACCCCGCACTCGATTGACTTCATGGCTGTCTCCTCCTATGGGGCCGGGGCGCGCCAAACCAGCGGCCAGGTGCGCATCAATATGGACCTGAGCATCGACATCGCCAAGCGGCATGTGCTGCTGGTCGAAGACATCGTGGACAGCGGCAACACCATCGCCTCGGTGCTCAAGCTGCTGCAGTCACGCGGGCCGGCCAGCCTGAAGGTCTGCACGCTGCTGGACAAGCCCGCCGCCCGCCAAACGCCGGTGCCGATCGACTACACCGGCTTCATCATCGAGAGCAAGTTCGTCTTCGGCTACGGCCTGGACCTGGACGAGTACTACCGCAACCTGCCCTTCATCGGCGTGGTCGATCTGGACAAGTACCAGCCACCGAAGTAA
- a CDS encoding DUF3662 domain-containing protein, which translates to MSSLSRFEARLQRLIEEGTSRLFSAKDTKSQLAANLIEAMQHEVHFGQGDSLLAPGIYTIHASEEHAQELRGNQALLDELKQSLLTAANSSGVQLACPPVLHIAAEAELSAGQFRVRSSGLGESLSQTQVLRPLAPAAANQQLPPDAFLIVGGVEIFQLSLPIVNIGRKKDNHLVIDNPAVSRRHAQLRAISGQYHFFDLGSTGGSRVNNAEVKTAVLSAGDVISLAGVPLIYGQDAGPHAETQEFRPQAGQP; encoded by the coding sequence ATGAGCTCCCTCAGCCGCTTTGAAGCCCGTTTGCAGCGCCTTATAGAAGAAGGCACTTCACGATTGTTCTCTGCCAAGGACACCAAAAGCCAACTGGCCGCCAACCTGATCGAGGCGATGCAGCATGAAGTGCACTTTGGCCAAGGTGACAGCCTGCTGGCGCCCGGCATCTACACTATTCATGCCAGCGAAGAACACGCTCAGGAGCTGCGCGGCAACCAGGCGCTGCTGGATGAGCTCAAGCAGAGCCTGCTGACCGCCGCCAACAGCTCCGGCGTTCAGTTGGCCTGCCCGCCGGTGCTGCACATCGCCGCCGAAGCGGAGCTGAGCGCCGGGCAGTTCCGGGTACGCTCCTCGGGGCTGGGCGAAAGCCTTTCGCAGACCCAAGTGCTGCGCCCGCTGGCGCCCGCAGCTGCCAACCAGCAGCTGCCGCCGGATGCCTTTCTGATCGTCGGCGGGGTGGAGATCTTCCAACTCAGTCTGCCGATCGTCAACATCGGCCGTAAGAAAGACAACCATCTGGTGATCGATAATCCGGCGGTCTCACGCCGCCACGCCCAGCTGCGCGCTATTTCCGGCCAATATCACTTCTTCGATCTCGGTTCCACTGGTGGCTCACGCGTGAACAACGCAGAGGTCAAGACCGCCGTGCTCTCGGCGGGTGACGTGATCAGCCTGGCGGGCGTGCCATTGATCTACGGCCAGGACGCCGGCCCGCATGCTGAGACGCAGGAATTCCGCCCGCAAGCCGGCCAGCCTTAG
- the rplU gene encoding 50S ribosomal protein L21, with amino-acid sequence MRYAIVESGGKQYKAVEGQAIEVGRLDVEVGKKVELDLVLLVSDGENVSVGTPHIAGAKVSATVVAQDKGPKITVFKYKPKIRYRVKTGHRQHFTRLMIDKIDVKSGAKKAAAAKETAAES; translated from the coding sequence ATGCGATACGCGATTGTTGAAAGCGGCGGCAAGCAGTACAAGGCCGTCGAAGGCCAGGCCATTGAAGTCGGCCGCCTGGATGTGGAAGTGGGCAAGAAAGTTGAACTGGACCTGGTTCTGCTCGTCTCTGACGGGGAGAACGTCTCGGTTGGCACGCCCCACATCGCCGGAGCTAAGGTCAGTGCCACCGTGGTGGCGCAGGACAAAGGCCCCAAGATCACCGTCTTCAAGTACAAGCCGAAGATCCGCTACCGGGTGAAGACCGGCCACCGCCAGCACTTCACCCGGCTGATGATCGACAAGATCGACGTGAAGAGCGGCGCCAAGAAGGCCGCTGCGGCCAAAGAAACCGCGGCCGAGAGCTAG
- a CDS encoding thymidine kinase, with product MDPRKGSVEVITGSMFCGKTDELIRRLRRAKIARQHIQVFKPKIDNRYAEEKVTSHAGSEFDATPIETAADIRTLLEAATTVVAVDEAQFLDPEIVLVVNWLADNGLRVIVAGLDTDFRGEPFGSMPLLIAQAEEVHKLHAICMVCGADAARTQRLVNGQPANYNDPVVIVGADEMYEARCRSHHQVPN from the coding sequence ATGGACCCACGCAAAGGCTCTGTAGAAGTAATCACCGGCTCCATGTTCTGCGGCAAGACAGATGAACTGATCCGCCGGCTGCGCCGGGCAAAGATCGCCCGCCAACACATCCAAGTCTTCAAACCCAAGATCGACAACCGCTACGCCGAAGAAAAAGTCACTTCGCACGCCGGCAGCGAATTCGACGCCACGCCGATCGAGACGGCTGCCGACATCCGCACCCTGCTGGAGGCCGCCACGACCGTGGTGGCGGTGGACGAAGCGCAGTTCCTCGACCCCGAGATCGTGCTGGTGGTCAACTGGCTGGCGGACAACGGCCTGCGCGTGATCGTGGCCGGGCTGGACACCGACTTTCGCGGCGAGCCCTTCGGCTCCATGCCGCTGCTGATCGCCCAGGCTGAAGAGGTGCACAAGCTGCACGCCATCTGCATGGTCTGCGGCGCCGACGCCGCCCGCACCCAGCGCCTGGTCAACGGCCAGCCGGCCAACTACAACGACCCGGTGGTCATCGTAGGCGCCGACGAGATGTACGAAGCCCGCTGCCGAAGCCATCACCAAGTCCCCAACTAG
- the rpmE gene encoding 50S ribosomal protein L31, with protein MKEAIHPKYFADAKVTCACGNSWTTGSTKQELRVDICSACHPFYTGVQRIVDTEGQVDRFYKRLEVRNKHKEELDAKSAAQTSPDRTLAELDLSKRTLDAYKKAGIENAGQFIELLAQGDQAVLDIDGVGAKALADTKKALRRLGYDLPEAAPAEAEAAE; from the coding sequence ATGAAGGAAGCTATTCACCCCAAATATTTCGCCGACGCCAAGGTAACTTGCGCCTGCGGCAACAGCTGGACCACCGGCTCCACCAAGCAGGAGCTGCGCGTGGACATCTGCTCTGCCTGCCACCCCTTCTACACCGGCGTGCAGCGCATCGTGGACACCGAGGGCCAGGTAGACCGCTTCTACAAGCGTCTGGAAGTGCGCAACAAGCACAAGGAAGAGCTGGACGCCAAGTCGGCCGCCCAGACCTCCCCGGACCGCACGCTGGCCGAGCTGGACCTGAGCAAGCGCACCCTGGACGCCTACAAGAAGGCCGGCATCGAGAATGCCGGGCAATTCATCGAGCTTCTGGCGCAGGGCGACCAAGCCGTGCTGGACATTGACGGCGTGGGCGCCAAAGCCCTGGCCGACACCAAAAAGGCCTTGCGCCGCCTGGGCTACGACCTGCCCGAGGCCGCCCCGGCCGAAGCCGAAGCGGCGGAGTAA
- a CDS encoding FHA domain-containing protein → MENLSAYILLALRLLMAAALYSFLGWGFYTLWRDLRQQAKQTIEQRAPSLLAVLLEGEEALRFTAPEITIGRHPSCEWLLGDDTVSSQHARLSFHHDQWWLEDLGSRNGTRLNGEPLSAPVVLADQDQIFCGQVGFTIHFENAPREEE, encoded by the coding sequence ATGGAGAACCTCAGCGCTTACATTTTGCTGGCGCTGCGCCTGTTAATGGCCGCGGCCTTATACAGCTTCCTCGGCTGGGGCTTTTACACCCTGTGGCGCGATCTGCGCCAGCAGGCCAAGCAAACCATCGAGCAGCGCGCCCCCTCCCTGCTGGCCGTGCTGCTGGAAGGCGAAGAAGCCCTGCGCTTCACCGCGCCGGAGATCACAATTGGCCGCCACCCCAGCTGCGAATGGCTGCTGGGGGACGACACGGTTTCCTCGCAGCATGCCCGGCTCAGCTTCCACCATGACCAGTGGTGGCTGGAGGATCTGGGCTCCCGCAACGGCACACGCCTGAACGGCGAGCCGCTCAGCGCGCCGGTGGTGCTGGCGGACCAGGACCAGATCTTCTGCGGCCAGGTGGGCTTCACCATTCATTTTGAAAATGCTCCCCGGGAGGAAGAATGA
- a CDS encoding tyrosine--tRNA ligase: MTMTIDEQVATLMQGTEYGDPKLQAAMQTELRERLMLAEKEGRKLRVYAGFDPRTTDLHLGHTIPMRKLRQFQDLGHHVIFLIGTYTSLIGDPSDKDKLRPQLTAQDVEANARTYAEQAFRVLDKDKTEVRYNAEWLSKVDFAQLITFASNFTVQQFLTRENFRERWDKNDPIYLHETFYSIMQAYDAYMLEADVQVGGTDQLFNILTAGRKLMSALGAKPNIGVIMDILPGTDGEIKMSKSLGNHIPLNTDANDMYGKVMSVPDKAMGLYMRLVTRWTASEIAAKEQALADGSLHPRDAKAAIAAEITGIFYGVEAAQAAAENFTRVFQQGSTPEEMPEYPLAAGQSVLDVLLAAGLAASKSEARRLIEQKGVKLDGEVLADAGQPFPGAGVLQVGKRRFVKVVA, encoded by the coding sequence ATGACGATGACGATCGACGAACAAGTAGCCACCCTGATGCAGGGTACCGAGTACGGTGACCCCAAACTGCAGGCCGCCATGCAGACCGAGCTGCGTGAACGCCTGATGCTGGCCGAAAAAGAGGGCCGCAAGCTGCGCGTCTACGCCGGTTTTGACCCGCGCACCACCGATCTGCACCTGGGCCACACCATCCCCATGCGCAAACTGCGCCAGTTTCAGGACCTGGGGCACCATGTCATCTTCCTGATCGGCACCTACACCTCGCTGATCGGCGACCCCTCCGACAAGGACAAGCTGCGCCCGCAGCTGACCGCGCAGGATGTGGAGGCCAATGCGCGCACCTATGCCGAGCAGGCTTTCCGCGTGCTGGACAAGGACAAGACCGAAGTTCGCTACAACGCCGAGTGGCTGAGCAAGGTGGACTTTGCCCAGCTGATCACCTTCGCCTCCAACTTCACCGTGCAGCAGTTCCTCACCCGCGAGAATTTCCGTGAGCGCTGGGATAAGAATGATCCGATCTACCTGCACGAGACCTTTTACTCCATCATGCAGGCCTACGACGCCTACATGCTGGAGGCCGACGTGCAGGTGGGCGGCACCGACCAGTTGTTCAACATCCTCACCGCCGGACGCAAGCTGATGAGCGCGCTGGGCGCCAAGCCCAACATCGGCGTGATCATGGACATCCTGCCCGGCACCGACGGCGAGATCAAGATGAGCAAGTCGCTGGGCAACCACATCCCGCTCAACACCGACGCCAACGACATGTACGGCAAAGTCATGAGCGTGCCGGATAAGGCCATGGGCCTCTACATGCGTTTGGTGACGCGCTGGACGGCGAGCGAAATTGCCGCCAAAGAGCAGGCATTGGCGGATGGCAGCCTGCACCCGCGTGACGCCAAGGCGGCCATCGCCGCCGAGATCACCGGGATCTTCTACGGCGTCGAAGCCGCCCAGGCGGCGGCTGAGAACTTCACGCGCGTCTTCCAGCAGGGCAGTACGCCCGAAGAAATGCCGGAATACCCGCTGGCCGCCGGCCAAAGCGTGCTGGACGTGCTGCTGGCCGCCGGGCTGGCCGCCAGCAAGAGCGAGGCACGCCGCCTGATTGAGCAAAAGGGGGTCAAGCTGGATGGAGAAGTCTTGGCGGATGCCGGCCAGCCGTTCCCGGGGGCCGGCGTGCTGCAGGTGGGCAAGCGCCGCTTCGTAAAAGTCGTGGCTTAG
- the rpmA gene encoding 50S ribosomal protein L27 has product MAHKKGGGSSRNGRDSKSKRLGVKVYAGEQVRSGNILVRQRGTKIHPGRNVGLGKDYTIFATMDGQVVYDTTPKGRKRVSVEPGA; this is encoded by the coding sequence ATGGCACATAAAAAAGGCGGCGGTTCCAGCCGCAACGGACGAGACAGCAAATCCAAGCGCTTGGGCGTCAAGGTGTATGCGGGCGAGCAAGTGCGCTCCGGCAACATCCTCGTGCGCCAGCGCGGCACCAAGATCCACCCCGGCCGCAACGTGGGCCTGGGCAAGGACTATACGATCTTCGCGACGATGGACGGCCAGGTGGTGTACGACACGACCCCCAAAGGCCGCAAGCGCGTCAGCGTGGAGCCGGGCGCCTAG
- a CDS encoding FtsW/RodA/SpoVE family cell cycle protein, protein MNISRPIRRLLPSSLSASLLRLAALFLSAYALGLSLSPLVRERGLVDLAGLRLGHWLGLGVWLGAFLLLDRQTRRLLPNRDPLLLPLAALLSGWGLMTVWRLTPYFGLRQTIWIAVCSGVFLLGLHYRKQLLAYLRRYKYVWLLGGFLLTALTFFFGTNPSAPEPRLWLGFGPIYFQPSEILKLLLIIYLAAYLADQQPLTRGWLPLLAPTALMTGLALLLLFVQRDLGTAWIFIFIYMLLIYTVAGKRRVLLASLFLLIIALVAGYELIGLVHQRVDIWLNPWADPSNTGYQIVQGLLAVASGGLFGRGPGMGSPGVVPVSHSDFIYTSMVEETGLVGALALLAMVAFLCLRALRISLHARDAYQRYLAIGLAAYLACQSLLIIGGNIRMLPLTGVTLPFVSYGGSSLLASFIALLLLCLVSDDGARRAAPTRQAQSTLVLGNLILACFALAAIVTAWWTLARGPDLLTRVDNVRRARSDRFVPRGALLDRNDVVLSQTQGAPGSYQREYLVPALGNVLGYSHSNLGQSGLEDGLDPILRGEHYQPALSLWINHVLYGQPSPGLDVRLSLDAALSQQAASLLAGQSGAMVLLDAASGEVIAMASAPAYDPRTLDQDWAKLSATQDGSLANKAVQVAYPPGNALGPFLLAASRAAGASPELPDDLGFWVNERYFGCNRQPQNMQSWPELVAAGCPGALAQLGLGLGGDALLSLFSNLGFYSAPSIPFEIAAQNMPASLSRAGAAATGQDGLLLSPLQMARAACTLSNFGELPASRMVLGIERVDGDEHWLQPESELATLNALPSAFAASMAQQLGNNPLGIWELSARAFDAQGRGYTWHLAGDLAVQGQSNRCVVVLLEGAHPSLAQDMARALLAGD, encoded by the coding sequence GTGAACATTTCGCGCCCCATCCGCCGCCTGCTGCCCAGCAGCCTGTCCGCCAGCCTGCTGCGGCTGGCGGCGCTGTTCCTCAGCGCTTACGCGCTGGGGCTCAGCCTCTCGCCCCTGGTGCGCGAGCGCGGCCTGGTGGACCTGGCCGGCCTGCGCCTGGGCCACTGGCTGGGGCTGGGCGTGTGGCTGGGCGCCTTTCTGCTGCTGGACCGCCAGACCCGCCGCCTGCTGCCCAACCGCGACCCGCTGCTGCTGCCGCTGGCCGCCCTGCTCAGCGGCTGGGGGCTGATGACCGTCTGGCGGCTGACGCCTTATTTTGGCCTGCGCCAAACCATCTGGATCGCAGTGTGCAGCGGCGTGTTCCTGCTGGGCCTGCACTACCGCAAACAGTTGCTGGCTTACCTGCGCCGCTACAAATACGTCTGGCTGCTGGGCGGCTTCCTGCTGACCGCCCTGACCTTCTTTTTCGGCACCAACCCCTCGGCGCCGGAACCGCGCCTGTGGCTGGGTTTTGGGCCAATCTATTTCCAGCCTTCTGAGATCCTCAAACTGCTGCTGATCATCTATCTGGCGGCCTACCTGGCCGACCAGCAGCCGCTGACGCGCGGCTGGCTGCCGCTGCTGGCCCCCACGGCGCTGATGACCGGCCTGGCCCTGCTGCTGCTCTTCGTGCAGCGCGACCTGGGCACGGCCTGGATCTTTATCTTCATCTATATGCTGCTGATCTACACCGTGGCCGGCAAACGGCGGGTGTTGCTGGCCAGCTTGTTCCTGCTGATCATCGCCCTGGTGGCCGGCTATGAGTTGATCGGCCTGGTGCACCAGCGCGTGGATATTTGGCTGAACCCCTGGGCCGACCCCAGCAACACAGGCTACCAGATCGTGCAGGGTTTGCTGGCAGTGGCTTCCGGCGGGCTGTTCGGCCGCGGGCCGGGCATGGGCAGCCCCGGGGTGGTGCCGGTTTCGCACAGCGATTTCATTTACACCTCGATGGTGGAGGAAACCGGCCTGGTGGGCGCGCTGGCCCTGCTGGCAATGGTGGCCTTCCTGTGCCTGCGCGCTTTGCGTATCTCGCTGCACGCCCGGGACGCCTACCAGCGCTACCTGGCGATCGGCCTGGCGGCCTACCTGGCCTGCCAAAGCCTGCTGATCATCGGCGGCAACATCCGTATGCTGCCTCTGACCGGTGTGACGCTGCCCTTTGTGTCCTACGGCGGCTCGTCCCTACTGGCTTCATTCATTGCCCTGCTGCTGCTCTGCCTGGTGAGCGACGATGGGGCGCGGCGGGCGGCTCCCACCCGCCAAGCACAGTCCACCCTGGTGCTGGGCAACCTGATCCTGGCCTGCTTCGCGCTGGCCGCCATTGTCACCGCCTGGTGGACCCTGGCGCGCGGGCCTGACCTGCTGACCCGCGTGGACAATGTGCGCCGGGCGCGCTCTGACCGCTTTGTGCCGCGCGGCGCGCTGCTGGACCGCAACGACGTCGTGCTCAGCCAGACCCAGGGCGCGCCGGGCAGCTACCAGCGTGAATACCTGGTGCCTGCGCTGGGCAATGTGCTGGGCTATTCGCACTCCAACCTGGGCCAGTCTGGCCTGGAAGACGGCCTGGACCCGATCCTGCGCGGCGAGCACTACCAGCCGGCCCTCTCCTTGTGGATCAATCACGTGCTGTACGGGCAGCCCTCGCCCGGGCTGGACGTGCGCCTCAGCCTGGATGCGGCGCTGAGCCAGCAGGCCGCCAGCCTGCTGGCCGGCCAGTCCGGCGCGATGGTGCTGCTGGATGCGGCCAGCGGCGAAGTCATCGCCATGGCCTCTGCCCCCGCCTACGACCCGCGCACGCTGGACCAGGACTGGGCCAAACTGAGCGCCACGCAAGACGGCTCGCTGGCCAACAAGGCGGTGCAGGTGGCCTATCCGCCGGGCAATGCTCTGGGGCCGTTCCTGCTGGCCGCCTCCCGCGCCGCAGGGGCTTCGCCGGAGTTGCCGGATGATCTGGGGTTCTGGGTCAACGAACGCTATTTCGGCTGCAACCGCCAGCCACAGAACATGCAGTCGTGGCCGGAGTTGGTGGCCGCCGGCTGCCCGGGCGCCCTGGCCCAACTGGGCCTGGGGCTGGGCGGCGATGCGCTGCTCAGCTTGTTCAGCAACCTGGGCTTCTACAGCGCGCCGAGCATCCCCTTTGAGATCGCCGCGCAAAATATGCCCGCCAGCCTCAGCCGCGCCGGGGCGGCCGCCACCGGGCAGGACGGCCTGCTGCTCAGCCCGCTGCAAATGGCCCGGGCGGCCTGCACGCTCAGCAACTTCGGTGAGCTGCCGGCCAGCCGCATGGTTCTGGGGATCGAACGTGTGGATGGGGACGAACATTGGTTGCAGCCGGAGAGCGAGCTGGCAACCTTGAACGCACTGCCCAGTGCCTTTGCGGCCAGCATGGCCCAGCAACTGGGCAACAACCCTTTGGGGATCTGGGAACTGAGCGCCCGGGCCTTTGACGCGCAAGGCCGGGGCTACACCTGGCACCTGGCAGGCGACCTGGCCGTACAGGGCCAATCCAACCGCTGTGTGGTGGTGCTGCTGGAAGGCGCCCACCCCAGCCTGGCCCAGGATATGGCGCGGGCCTTGCTGGCCGGCGACTAA
- the mtnP gene encoding S-methyl-5'-thioadenosine phosphorylase codes for MTPIPSLAIIGGSGLYSIPGLEDVQSRQVDTPFGEPSSPLITGKLAGQPVAFLARHGIGHTIPPSQVNYRANIYALKALGVRFVLAVSACGSLREDYAPGDIVIPDQLFDFTRQRARSFFDQAGFVAHVGVAEPFCNAFGRQVQAACQGAGGTVHAGGSYITIEGPRFSTRAESDSYRAWGHSIIGMTTSPEAFLAREAELCYAVMAHVTDYDVWHKEPVSVEMVTRTMQHNLSLAQESIRQLATALDAGQECACGSALQGAIATEHDKISAGQRQQLGLLLDKYLNS; via the coding sequence ATGACCCCCATTCCATCTCTGGCGATCATCGGCGGCTCTGGGCTGTATTCCATCCCAGGGCTGGAAGACGTGCAGTCGCGTCAAGTCGATACCCCGTTCGGCGAACCCAGCTCCCCTCTGATCACGGGGAAACTGGCCGGGCAGCCGGTGGCCTTCCTGGCGCGCCACGGCATCGGCCACACCATTCCGCCCAGCCAGGTCAACTACCGCGCCAACATCTATGCCCTCAAAGCGCTGGGCGTGCGCTTCGTGCTGGCGGTTAGCGCCTGCGGCTCGCTGCGCGAGGACTATGCGCCTGGGGACATCGTCATTCCGGACCAACTTTTCGATTTCACCCGCCAGCGAGCGCGCAGTTTCTTTGACCAAGCGGGCTTTGTGGCCCATGTGGGCGTAGCGGAGCCGTTCTGCAACGCCTTCGGCCGCCAGGTGCAGGCCGCCTGCCAAGGGGCGGGCGGCACGGTGCACGCCGGCGGCAGCTACATCACCATCGAGGGGCCGCGTTTCTCCACCCGGGCCGAATCCGACAGTTACCGCGCCTGGGGCCACTCCATCATCGGCATGACCACTTCGCCGGAGGCCTTTTTGGCGCGTGAGGCCGAGCTGTGCTATGCCGTGATGGCGCATGTCACCGACTACGATGTGTGGCACAAGGAGCCGGTCAGCGTGGAGATGGTGACACGCACTATGCAACACAACCTCAGCCTGGCGCAGGAGAGCATCCGCCAGTTGGCGACGGCTTTGGACGCCGGCCAGGAGTGCGCCTGCGGCAGCGCCCTGCAGGGCGCCATCGCCACCGAGCACGACAAGATCAGCGCCGGCCAGCGCCAACAACTGGGCTTGCTGCTGGACAAGTACCTCAACTCGTGA
- a CDS encoding HD domain-containing protein, whose translation MLFQLPPLLSRVQAALPAGQPAYLVGGALRDLLLGRPPHDFDFVLPAGAIRTGRQVAGALKADFFVLDETRDAGRVLLQADGERVVLDFIAQQGESLAADLAGRDLTINAMALDLHQPDQLIDPLNGAADLAAKRLRACGPGSLPSDPVRVLRTLRLAAQLGMQVDAETRAQMRAAAPGLAGVSAERLRDELFRLLETPKLATSLRALDRLGALAPVLPELPAMQGVEQSPPHVFDVWEHSLRTLDRLEQIFGLLDEHYPAEGAGDLYGGLVVLHLGRFRTQISQLLGSQLSPGRGRRSLLSLAALYHDSGKPAARSQQADGRIRFLGHEALSAEAIAARAAALHLSNSERSYLHTVVAEHMRPYALTLTGQAPTRRAIYRFFREVGEAGVDICLLSAADFMGKYHAHLPQAELSAHLETLRALLAAYYEQQAEVVAPAPLLNGAELMAELALAPGPEIGRLLEALREAQAAGELADRAAALALARRLLG comes from the coding sequence ATGCTTTTTCAACTCCCGCCGCTGCTGAGCCGGGTACAGGCGGCGCTGCCCGCCGGCCAGCCCGCCTACCTGGTGGGCGGGGCGCTGCGCGACCTGCTGCTGGGCCGCCCGCCCCACGACTTTGACTTCGTGCTGCCGGCCGGGGCGATCCGTACCGGCCGCCAGGTGGCCGGGGCGCTTAAGGCCGACTTCTTCGTGCTGGACGAGACCCGCGACGCCGGCCGGGTGCTGCTGCAGGCGGACGGCGAGCGCGTGGTGCTGGATTTCATCGCCCAGCAGGGCGAGAGCCTGGCCGCCGACCTGGCGGGCCGCGACCTGACCATCAACGCCATGGCGTTGGACCTCCACCAACCCGACCAATTGATCGACCCGCTGAACGGCGCCGCCGACCTGGCCGCCAAACGCCTGCGCGCCTGCGGGCCTGGTTCGCTGCCCAGCGACCCGGTGCGCGTGCTGCGCACCCTGCGCCTGGCGGCCCAGTTGGGCATGCAGGTCGACGCCGAGACCCGGGCGCAGATGCGCGCCGCGGCGCCGGGGCTGGCGGGGGTGTCCGCCGAGCGCCTGCGCGACGAGCTGTTCCGCCTGCTGGAGACGCCCAAGCTGGCCACCTCGCTGCGCGCCCTGGACCGGCTGGGCGCGCTGGCTCCCGTCTTGCCGGAACTGCCCGCCATGCAGGGCGTGGAGCAGTCCCCGCCGCACGTCTTTGACGTGTGGGAGCACAGCTTGCGCACCCTGGACCGGCTGGAGCAGATCTTTGGCCTGCTGGACGAGCACTACCCAGCCGAAGGGGCCGGCGATCTGTATGGCGGCCTGGTGGTGCTGCACCTGGGGCGCTTCCGCACGCAGATCAGCCAACTGCTGGGCAGCCAGCTTTCGCCCGGCCGGGGCCGGCGCAGCCTGCTGTCCCTGGCGGCGCTGTACCACGACAGCGGCAAGCCGGCGGCGCGCAGCCAGCAGGCCGATGGGCGCATTCGCTTCCTCGGCCATGAAGCCCTCTCGGCTGAAGCCATCGCCGCCCGCGCCGCCGCCCTGCACCTGAGCAACAGCGAGCGCAGCTACCTGCACACCGTGGTGGCCGAGCATATGCGCCCTTACGCGCTGACCCTCACCGGCCAGGCGCCCACCCGCCGGGCGATCTACCGCTTCTTTCGAGAAGTGGGCGAGGCCGGCGTGGACATCTGCCTGCTCTCCGCCGCCGACTTTATGGGCAAGTACCACGCCCACCTGCCGCAGGCCGAGCTGAGCGCCCACCTGGAGACGCTGCGGGCCTTGCTGGCCGCCTATTACGAGCAGCAGGCCGAGGTGGTGGCCCCGGCCCCGCTGCTGAATGGCGCCGAGCTGATGGCCGAACTGGCTTTAGCGCCCGGCCCCGAGATCGGCCGCCTGTTGGAGGCGCTGCGCGAAGCCCAGGCGGCCGGCGAGCTGGCCGATCGGGCCGCCGCCCTGGCGCTGGCCCGCCGCCTGCTGGGATAG
- a CDS encoding HNH endonuclease yields MQSNLKEPVLVLNANFEPLNVCTIRRAMGLIFAEKASMLVNGRGEVHTARSQFPAPSIIRLDRMVKRPRPQVKLNKQEIFRRDNYTCQYCGSHSDDLTLDHIIPRRLGGRHSWQNLVTACRACNHSKGGRTVEQANMALLSKPSTPAATAEYIFSRYLKANQEWSNYIEGW; encoded by the coding sequence ATGCAAAGCAACCTTAAGGAACCTGTACTTGTCCTCAACGCCAATTTCGAGCCCCTAAACGTCTGTACCATCCGGCGGGCCATGGGCCTGATTTTTGCCGAGAAGGCATCAATGCTGGTCAACGGACGCGGCGAGGTCCACACGGCTCGCAGCCAATTCCCCGCCCCCTCCATCATTCGCCTGGACCGCATGGTCAAGCGCCCCCGCCCTCAAGTAAAGCTCAATAAACAAGAGATCTTCCGCCGCGACAACTACACCTGCCAGTATTGCGGCAGCCACAGCGACGACCTGACCCTGGACCACATCATCCCGCGCCGCCTGGGCGGCCGGCACAGCTGGCAGAACCTGGTCACCGCCTGCCGGGCCTGCAACCACAGCAAGGGCGGCCGCACGGTGGAGCAGGCCAACATGGCCCTGCTGAGCAAACCGAGCACCCCGGCCGCCACGGCGGAATACATTTTCAGCCGCTACCTGAAAGCCAATCAGGAATGGTCAAATTACATTGAGGGGTGGTAG